ACCTCGCTGCCGACGCCCGAGAGCAACACGCCCGGCCCGTAGAAATCGGAGGCACGCCCAATCGTCGCTTCGACACGCCCGGCCTCATGGGCGGCGCGGAGCATGTCCGCCACCTCCTTACGAACGCGGCCTTTACGCGTCTCCGGGCGCTCCGGCGCCTGCTCCGTCAGCGGCTGATCGGGAGGCGCGTACGCATAAAGGTTGTCTCCGTAGACGAGTCGAGCACCCGCTGAGGCTGCCGCATCGATGGCCCCTCTCATGAGCGCAGGGAGAGTCTCGGGCCACGAGGTGTACGCCGTGACGGCACAGTGGTAGAGCACAGAGGCCCTGCCCGTCGCGCTGCGCGCCGAGGTCTCATCAGTCAGGTCGCCCGCCACGACCTCCACCCCGGAAAGACCACCGGGGACCCGTCCGCTTCGGTTCACGAGGCGGACCTCGTCGCCCCGCGCCCGTAGAGAGGCCGCGACGGCTTGCCCGAGCGGACCAGTTCCGAAGACGACGTTCATGATTCAGGCAGGCAGTGGGGAGGCTGCATAACAAATGGCAGCTCAGCCGCGAAGGGCAACGACCGGAGAGTGAGTTCGGGGCAACGTAGACGCCAACGCTCGTGCGAGTCAAGAACCCTTGGGCCCTTCGTCGACCTGGAGGGGTTGGTTAGGCGCCCTCTGCTCGGACTCCGATTCTGGGGAGCCACTCAGTATCAGCTTTGCCTCCGCTTCAGATTCCTTGAACTCATCTCCTGTCAAATCCTTGTACGCGGCTAAGAACTGGTCAGACTTGCGAAACTCCTTGAATAGAGGCCAATCCTTGTAAGCAAAGGGCGGCAACTCGTCAGAATCGACCCCGATTTTACGCATAACCCGTTCCGCAGTGTCAAAGTCATCTTTGAGGACAGCGACGGCCAGATGAAACTTGTCACTCATGGCGCT
Above is a window of Bacteroidota bacterium DNA encoding:
- a CDS encoding NAD-dependent epimerase/dehydratase family protein, with protein sequence MNVVFGTGPLGQAVAASLRARGDEVRLVNRSGRVPGGLSGVEVVAGDLTDETSARSATGRASVLYHCAVTAYTSWPETLPALMRGAIDAAASAGARLVYGDNLYAYAPPDQPLTEQAPERPETRKGRVRKEVADMLRAAHEAGRVEATIGRASDFYGPGVLLSGVGSEVFGRLAEGKAARLLGNPDHPHSFTFIEDFGRALVVLADHDEAFGQTWLVPNPPPMTPRAFAERAAEAMGQKAKVQAAPSWVLRALGLFNPMMREVAEMLYLWEHPFIVDHSKFDRAFGDAFGEVTPLAAGIAETAAAFKASSQTAV